From a single Bemisia tabaci chromosome 10, PGI_BMITA_v3 genomic region:
- the LOC109036547 gene encoding uncharacterized protein: MFRLLFCLLWVQLLASDEINERPKFSPKNIVEMGETRSNPMKSFDTSVARPILILTTDSIEPDANSTSDKELTTRSGRWGMSWFKNWRSAPRSPKPPKEEKRGKCRRRCKKAAKVLFASCFCCCLNLLCPDDDQVDRAQGRPPRPRT; encoded by the exons ATGTTCCGTCTACTCTTTTGCCTCCTCTGG gtgcAACTCCTTGCATCCGATGAAATAAATGAGCGACCaaaattttccccgaaaaatatCGTCGAGATGGGAGAGACACGATCAAATCCGATGAAATCATTCGAT ACTTCCGTCGCAAGACCGATTCTCATCTTAACGACGGACTCGATCGAACCCGACGCTAACTCGACCTCCGATAAAGAGCTGACAACTAGATCGGGTCGTTGGGGCATGAGCTGGTTCAAAAATTGGCGATCCGCGCCTCGATCTCCAAAACCCCCGAAGGAGGAGAAGCGCGGAAAGTGTCGGCGAAGATGCAAGAAAGCAGCCAAGGTACTTTTCGCGAGTTGCTTCTGCTGCTGCCTCAATTTGTTGTGCCCCGACGATGACCAAGTGGACCGAGCTCAAGGAAGACCTCCGAGAcctcggacataa